Proteins encoded together in one Arvicanthis niloticus isolate mArvNil1 chromosome 7, mArvNil1.pat.X, whole genome shotgun sequence window:
- the Nelfa gene encoding negative elongation factor A isoform X2 has translation MKGALMDIIQLATLDSDPWVLMVADILKSFPDTGSLNLDLEEQNPNVQDILGELREKVSECEASAMLPLECQYLNKNALTTLAGPLTPPVKHFQLKRKPKSATLRAELLQKSTETAQQLKRSAGVPFHAKGRGLLRKMDTTTPLKGIPKQAPFRSPTTPSVFSPSGNRTPIPPSRTPLQKERGVKLLDISELNTVGAGREAKRRRKTLDTEVVEKPTKEETVVENATPDYAAGLVSTQKLGSLNSEPTLPSTSYLPSTPSVVPASSYIPSSETPPAPPSREASRPPEEPSAPSPTLPTQFKQRAPMYNSGLSPATPTPAAPASPLTPTTPPAVTPTAQTPPVAMVAPQTQAPAPVQQQPKKNLSLTREQMFAAQEMFKTANKVTRPEKALILGFMAGSRENPCPEQGDVIQIKLSEHTEDLPKADGQGSTTMLVDTVFEMNYATGQWTRFKKYKPMTNVS, from the exons ATGAAGGGTGCTCTGATGGATATCATCCAGCTTGCCACCCTGGATTCAGACCCCTGGGTCCTCATGGTTGCTGACATTCTGAAGTCCTTCCCTGACACGGGCTCCTTGAATCTGGACCTTGAGGAACAGAACCCCAATGTTCAAGACATCTTAGGAGAACTTAGAGAAAAAG TAAGTGAGTGCGAGGCATCTGCCATGCTACCGCTGGAGTGCCAGTACCTGAACAAGAATGCCCTGACGACCCTTGCTGGGCCCCTCACCCCACCAGTGAAACATTTTCAGCTGAAGCGGAAACCTAAGAGTGCCACACTGAGGGCAGAACTGCTGCAGAAAT CTACCGAGACAGCCCAGCAGCTGAAGAGAAGTGCTGGGGTCCCATTCCACGCCAAGGGCCGGGGGCTGCTCCGAAAGATGGACACTACAA CCCCTCTCAAAGGCATCCCGAAGCAAGCCCCCTTCAGAAGTCCCACCACACCCAGCGTCTTCAGCCCTTCTGGGAACCGGACTCCAATACCACCTTCGAGGACTCCACTGCAGAAAGAAAGGGGTGTGAAG CTGCTGGATATTTCTGAGCTGAATACAGTTGGTGCTGGCcgagaagcaaaaaggaggaggaagactttAG ACACAGAAGTGGTAGAAAAGCCCACCAAGGAAGAGACAGTTGTTGAAAATGCCACCCCTGACTATGCTGCTGGCCTGGTGTCCACACAG AAACTTGGGTCTCTGAACAGTGAGCCAACACTGCCTTCCACAAGTTACCTGCCCTCTACACCCAGTGTGGTACCTGCTTCATCTTACATCCCCAGCTCTGAGACTCCCCCAG CTCCACCCTCCCGGGAAGCCAGCCGGCCACCTGAGGAACCCAGCGCCCCAAGTCCCACACTGCCAACACAGTTTAAACAAAGGGCACCTATGTATAACAGTGGCCTGAGCCCAGCTACACCAACACCTGCAGCACCTGCCTCACCTCTGACACCTACTACTCCCCCAGCTGTCACTCCCACTGCTCAGACACCCCCAGTGGCCATGGTGGCCCCACAGACCCAGGCCCCAGCCCCTGTTCAGCAGCAACCTAAGAAGAACCTGTCCCTCACG AGAGAACAGATGTTTGCTGCCCAGGAGATGTTCAAGACGGCAAACAAGGTCACAAGGCCAGAAAAGGCCCTCATCCTGGGCTTCATGGCTGGCTCTCGAG AGAATCCATGTCCGGAGCAGGGGGATGTGATCCAGATCAAGCTCAGCGAGCACACCGAGGATCTGCCTAAGGCTGACGGCCAGGGCAGTACCACCATGTTAGTGGACACAGTGTTCGAGATGAACTACGCCACAGGCCAGTGGACACGCTTCAAGAAGTACAAGCCTATGACCAATGTGTCCTAA